One Rosa rugosa unplaced genomic scaffold, drRosRugo1.1 SCAFFOLD_212, whole genome shotgun sequence genomic region harbors:
- the LOC133724185 gene encoding zinc finger AN1 and C2H2 domain-containing stress-associated protein 11-like encodes MGTPEFPDLGKHCSVVECQQIDFLPFTCDSCNKVFCLEHRSYIKHNCPKGDRQNVTVVICPLCAKGVHLIPDEDPNITWERHVNTDCDPSNYEKATKKKKCPVPGCREVLTFSNTIKCRDCMADHCLKHRFGPDHKCPGPKKPESGLSFMGLLSRSRKETSNRNHAPATSSPNWGSFLSAASSFKASAEASVAKLSNELSQKWTTKDGVGQSSSSGSRNGQVEECPQCGAKFSSVTTLVDHVQKVHEKGGTRAGVKKLTVDVCPKCSKGFRDPVALVEHVERDHGGTSRV; translated from the exons ATGGGAACTCCGGAATTCCCAGATCTGGGTAAGCATTGCTCCGTCGTCGAATGCCAGCAGATCGATTTCTTGCCATTCACCTGCGATAGCTGCAACAAG GTGTTTTGTTTGGAGCACCGAAGCTACATTAAACACAACTGTCCAAAAGGCGACAGACAAAATGTCACTGTTGTCATTTGCCCCCTCTGTGCCAAAGGAGTTCATCTAATTCCGGATGAAGATCCCAACATTACTTGGGAGAGGCATGTTAACACTGATTGTGACCCTTCGAATTATGAGAAAgccacaaagaagaaaaaatgtcCTGTCCCTGGATGCAGGGAGGTCTTAACATTCTCGAACACAATCAAGTGCAGGGACTGCATGGCAGACCACTGTTTGAAGCACCGATTTGGACCTGATCATAAGTGTCCTGGACCTAAGAAACCGGAGTCAGGTTTATCCTTTATGGGTCTTTTAAGTAGAAGTCGAAAAGAAACATCAAATCGCAACCATGCTCCTGCCACATCTTCCCCCAATTGGGGTAGCTTTCTTAGTGCAGCTTCATCTTTCAAAGCCTCAGCTGAAGCTAGTGTTGCAAAATTGAGTAATGAACTTAGCCAAAAGTGGACAACAAAAGATGGAGTGGGACAGAGCAGCAGCAGTGGGAGTAGAAACGGGCAAGTGGAGGAGTGTCCGCAATGTGGTGCTAAGTTCTCCTCAGTCACCACTCTTGTAGATCATGTACAAAAAGTTCATGAAAAGGGTGGCACCCGAGCAGGGGTGAAGAAGTTGACAGTAGATGTCTGCCCCAAGTGTAGTAAAGGATTTCGGGATCCAGTGGCTCTTGTAGAGCATGTTGAGAGGGATCATGGTGGTACTTCAAGAGTATAG